Proteins encoded by one window of Salmonirosea aquatica:
- a CDS encoding glutathione peroxidase, whose product MSFIKITVLMFASLLSGFFVNKKETAMRPNEEIAAQKSLYDFKMKALIGDETIDLSQYKGKKVVLLNVASKCGFTPQYADWQKFHEQYGDKIVVLGFPANNFGGQEPGTEEEIATFCQKNYGVTFQMFDKIDVVGKSQHPLYQWLSTKELNGWNDKAPTWNFCKYVVNEKGELTHFFASAVKPTDAEFKQAVGL is encoded by the coding sequence ATGAGCTTCATCAAAATAACAGTACTCATGTTCGCCAGCCTGCTATCAGGATTTTTCGTCAATAAAAAAGAAACCGCCATGCGCCCCAACGAAGAGATTGCCGCCCAGAAGAGTTTGTATGATTTTAAAATGAAAGCCCTGATCGGCGATGAAACGATTGATTTGAGCCAATACAAAGGCAAGAAAGTCGTGTTGCTCAATGTAGCTTCCAAGTGTGGCTTCACGCCGCAGTATGCTGACTGGCAGAAGTTTCATGAGCAATATGGTGATAAAATCGTGGTACTGGGATTCCCTGCCAACAACTTCGGCGGACAGGAACCCGGCACGGAGGAAGAAATTGCCACGTTCTGCCAGAAAAACTACGGCGTTACGTTCCAGATGTTCGACAAAATCGACGTAGTAGGTAAATCGCAGCATCCGCTCTACCAATGGCTGTCTACTAAGGAACTCAACGGTTGGAATGACAAAGCACCTACCTGGAATTTCTGCAAATACGTAGTCAATGAGAAAGGCGAGCTCACGCATTTCTTCGCCTCGGCCGTAAAACCCACCGACGCTGAATTCAAGCAGGCCGTAGGACTTTGA
- the argS gene encoding arginine--tRNA ligase — MIIEAALKKDIETAIQDCYQTTVDDFVLQPTKKDFEGTYTFVTFSLTKALRRAPAEIGQTIGTYLAQHSPVVSGFNVVQGFLNLSIKAEAWLGVLRDIHNDADYGNLPANGQSVMVEFSSPNTNKPLHLGHLRNNCLGDSVSRILTANGYEVVKTCLVNDRGIHICKSMLAYQKLGHGETPESSGLKGDHLVGKYYVEFGKEYKKQIEQLRAEGLSEEEAEKQAPWIQEAQALLIKWEDNDPETVALWRKMNGWVYIGTQKTYDRMGIAFDKTYYESDTYLLGKDIIEEGLEKGVFYKKDDNSVWIDLTDEGLDQKLVLRGNGTSVYITQDLGTTELKYQDFHNDRYLWVVGNEQDYHFNVLFAILKRLGRPYAEECFHLSYGMVDLPTGKMKTREGTVVDADDLLDEMVQTAENRTRELGKIEDFASEEAQNLYHLLALGALKYFLLKVDPKKRMLFNPEESIDFQGHTGPFVQYTYARVRSILRKAAENGIQAQVPLTNYALHSAEQDVIFHLSQYPMRVQAAGQDFSPALISLYAFELAKIYNQFYAELSIFSDPDPQAVQMRVALSDAVARTIRHAMGLLGIEVPERM; from the coding sequence TTGATCATCGAAGCCGCGCTTAAAAAGGATATAGAAACTGCCATTCAGGATTGTTATCAGACCACTGTCGACGATTTTGTGCTGCAACCCACCAAAAAAGATTTCGAGGGTACCTACACCTTCGTGACTTTCTCGCTGACGAAAGCCCTGCGGCGGGCGCCCGCCGAAATCGGGCAGACCATCGGTACCTACCTGGCCCAACACTCGCCGGTGGTGAGCGGTTTCAACGTAGTGCAGGGCTTTTTGAATTTGAGCATCAAAGCCGAAGCCTGGCTGGGGGTACTGCGGGACATCCACAACGACGCGGATTACGGAAATCTTCCGGCTAATGGACAGTCGGTGATGGTAGAGTTTTCTTCGCCCAATACCAACAAACCCCTGCACCTGGGGCACCTGCGCAACAACTGCCTGGGCGATTCGGTGTCGCGCATCCTGACGGCCAACGGCTACGAGGTTGTCAAAACCTGCCTGGTGAACGACCGGGGCATCCACATTTGCAAATCCATGCTCGCCTACCAGAAACTCGGCCACGGCGAAACGCCCGAATCGTCGGGATTAAAGGGTGACCATCTGGTTGGCAAATATTACGTGGAATTTGGAAAGGAATACAAAAAGCAAATTGAACAGCTTAGGGCTGAAGGTCTTTCTGAGGAAGAAGCTGAAAAGCAAGCTCCCTGGATTCAGGAAGCACAAGCTTTGCTAATCAAATGGGAAGATAATGATCCCGAAACAGTGGCCTTGTGGCGTAAGATGAATGGCTGGGTGTATATTGGCACCCAGAAAACCTATGATAGGATGGGTATTGCCTTCGACAAAACCTACTACGAATCGGATACCTACCTGCTGGGCAAAGACATCATTGAGGAAGGTTTGGAAAAGGGTGTTTTCTATAAAAAAGACGACAATTCGGTCTGGATCGACCTGACCGACGAAGGCCTGGACCAAAAACTGGTGCTGCGCGGTAATGGTACCTCGGTGTACATCACGCAAGACCTGGGTACCACCGAATTGAAGTACCAGGATTTTCACAACGATCGCTACCTTTGGGTGGTTGGCAACGAGCAGGACTACCATTTCAACGTGCTTTTTGCGATCCTGAAACGGCTGGGCCGCCCCTACGCAGAAGAGTGCTTTCACCTCAGCTACGGCATGGTGGATCTACCTACGGGCAAAATGAAGACGCGCGAGGGTACCGTGGTAGATGCCGACGACCTGCTGGATGAGATGGTGCAGACCGCCGAGAACCGTACCCGTGAGTTGGGTAAGATCGAGGATTTTGCCAGTGAAGAGGCGCAGAACCTCTACCATTTGCTGGCCTTGGGAGCTTTGAAGTACTTCCTGCTTAAAGTGGATCCTAAAAAACGAATGCTTTTCAATCCCGAAGAATCTATTGATTTTCAGGGCCATACTGGTCCTTTTGTGCAGTACACCTACGCCCGGGTACGTTCCATTCTGCGCAAAGCCGCTGAGAACGGAATCCAGGCGCAGGTGCCTTTGACAAACTACGCGCTGCACTCCGCGGAGCAGGACGTTATTTTCCACCTCTCGCAGTACCCGATGCGGGTGCAGGCAGCGGGACAGGACTTTTCACCCGCGCTCATTTCGCTGTACGCCTTCGAGCTGGCCAAAATTTACAACCAGTTTTACGCCGAACTCTCCATTTTTTCCGATCCCGACCCACAGGCCGTACAAATGCGCGTAGCGCTGTCAGACGCCGTAGCCCGAACAATCCGCCACGCGATGGGTTTACTAGGTATCGAGGTGCCGGAGCGTATGTAG
- a CDS encoding DUF2905 domain-containing protein codes for MNPTTGRYLILIGLAVVLLGIIVYFLHDKLHWIGRLPGDVRIERENFRFYFPITTLILFSILLNVIIVLIRKLFG; via the coding sequence ATGAATCCTACCACGGGAAGGTACCTTATCCTGATTGGTCTCGCCGTAGTGCTGCTTGGCATAATCGTCTATTTTCTGCACGATAAGCTGCACTGGATTGGCCGCCTGCCGGGTGATGTTCGGATCGAGCGGGAGAATTTCCGCTTCTACTTTCCCATTACCACGCTCATTCTGTTCAGCATTCTGCTGAATGTGATCATCGTTTTGATCCGGAAGCTTTTCGGGTAG
- the pyrR gene encoding bifunctional pyr operon transcriptional regulator/uracil phosphoribosyltransferase PyrR — MSQKRLILSSPLLEIMTSRLCQQLIENHQDFSQSAVLGLQPRGIHLAERVVAELRVRTDISIPLGHLDATFYRDDFRRRDSPLKPNKTQVPFLVENKNVILIDDVIATGRMVRAALNAMTAFGRPNRVELLVLIDRRYNRDLPIEPDYVGMKVNTLDSQRVQVEWKEQGFEADRIWLVD; from the coding sequence ATGTCCCAAAAACGCCTTATCCTCAGCAGTCCGTTGCTGGAAATCATGACCAGCCGCCTGTGCCAGCAGTTGATCGAAAATCACCAGGATTTTTCCCAGTCAGCAGTACTGGGTCTTCAGCCGCGCGGAATTCACCTCGCTGAACGCGTTGTGGCCGAACTCCGTGTCCGCACGGACATCAGCATCCCCCTGGGGCATTTGGACGCTACCTTTTACCGCGATGACTTCCGGCGGCGCGACTCGCCCCTCAAGCCCAACAAGACCCAGGTACCTTTTCTGGTGGAGAATAAAAACGTAATCCTGATCGATGATGTGATAGCTACGGGCCGTATGGTACGGGCCGCCCTCAATGCCATGACCGCCTTCGGACGCCCCAACCGGGTGGAATTGCTGGTGCTGATCGACCGCCGCTACAACCGTGACCTACCCATCGAACCCGATTATGTAGGCATGAAGGTGAATACGCTCGACAGCCAGCGCGTGCAGGTCGAGTGGAAAGAACAGGGATTTGAGGCCGATCGGATTTGGCTGGTCGATTGA
- the pth gene encoding aminoacyl-tRNA hydrolase, with protein sequence MKYLIAGLGNIGPEYAFTRHNVGFMALDRLAAQHDFRFSFERLAYTAEWKHKGRQIHFIKPTTYMNLSGKAVRYYLDTLKIPVENLLVVVDELQLDFGTLRLKPKGSHGGHNGLRNIEEVLGTPNYARLRFGIGNDFPRGRQVEYVLKPFSDREMDELPTFLDRADDMLLSFCTLGIQQTMNIFNQ encoded by the coding sequence ATGAAATACCTCATCGCCGGGCTGGGCAACATTGGCCCCGAATACGCCTTCACCCGCCACAACGTGGGCTTCATGGCCCTGGACCGCCTGGCGGCCCAACACGATTTCCGTTTTTCGTTCGAGCGGTTGGCCTACACTGCCGAGTGGAAGCACAAAGGACGTCAGATCCACTTCATCAAACCTACCACCTACATGAACCTGAGTGGAAAAGCCGTACGCTACTACCTGGATACGTTAAAAATCCCGGTGGAAAACCTGCTGGTCGTGGTGGATGAACTACAGTTGGACTTCGGTACCCTGCGCCTGAAGCCCAAAGGTTCGCACGGTGGACATAACGGCCTGCGCAATATTGAGGAAGTATTGGGTACTCCCAATTACGCCCGGCTCCGCTTCGGGATCGGTAATGATTTTCCGCGCGGCCGACAGGTGGAATACGTACTAAAGCCCTTTTCTGACCGGGAAATGGACGAATTGCCCACCTTTCTGGACCGGGCCGATGATATGCTGCTCTCTTTTTGCACTTTGGGAATACAGCAAACCATGAATATTTTCAACCAATGA
- a CDS encoding OmpA family protein has translation MDRVPFCLVFCLFLLVFSSVESRGQKVFVYDFSDGLASSSDSAPALKPLGQEGQYIEEVLPELGKTKRTVYQFEANSGLQFDNNQAYGFLNGSFTIEIYFRLKELESWKRVLDFKNRKSDNGCYIYEGRLNFFNFATGEKAPVKPNEYVHYVFSREAETHLIKMYVDGESKVEFQDPGDEAVLDNDQVLNFFQDDLIAKNEASPGAVALIRMYDRVMTPVFVRESFRQLARTIDAPSTPVPKAEPAPKPESANLEQIVVVAKAPPQTVEVTGKVFNGRTLDIPVHVDVLVNRINSDSVIARMKAVEGTYRFQLPPAHTYRITALSPGFEPKSIVVTPGANQGEEKTLINMSEESYDKPIATLPFSQSDSSLTDAARTALDTLTGFLESRPDLRIKLYGHTDNVGDFDKNLALSRQRAAIARAYLVQKGVAISRIEERGYGPSRPLASNSSESTRQLNRRVEVWAEPIKR, from the coding sequence ATGGATCGTGTGCCGTTTTGCTTGGTGTTTTGTCTTTTCCTGCTGGTATTTTCTTCCGTGGAGAGCCGTGGGCAGAAAGTATTCGTCTATGATTTCAGCGACGGACTGGCCAGTTCCAGCGACAGCGCCCCCGCCCTAAAGCCGCTCGGCCAGGAAGGCCAGTACATCGAGGAAGTACTCCCCGAGCTGGGAAAGACGAAACGGACCGTGTACCAATTCGAAGCCAATTCCGGTTTACAATTTGACAACAACCAAGCCTATGGATTCCTGAACGGTTCCTTTACGATTGAAATATACTTCCGTCTGAAAGAACTGGAAAGCTGGAAGCGCGTGCTGGATTTCAAGAACCGCAAGTCCGACAATGGCTGCTATATCTACGAAGGGAGGCTTAATTTCTTTAATTTCGCTACCGGCGAGAAAGCGCCCGTCAAGCCTAATGAGTATGTTCATTACGTTTTCTCGCGTGAGGCCGAAACGCACCTGATCAAAATGTACGTCGATGGCGAGTCGAAGGTGGAGTTTCAGGATCCCGGCGACGAAGCGGTCCTGGATAACGACCAGGTACTGAATTTCTTTCAGGACGACCTGATTGCCAAGAATGAGGCCAGTCCTGGGGCCGTAGCCCTGATTCGGATGTACGATCGGGTCATGACGCCCGTTTTTGTGCGTGAAAGCTTCCGGCAACTGGCCCGGACGATCGACGCCCCCTCTACCCCAGTTCCTAAGGCCGAACCTGCACCCAAGCCCGAATCGGCTAATCTCGAACAGATTGTGGTAGTAGCTAAAGCTCCGCCTCAGACGGTAGAAGTCACGGGTAAAGTATTCAACGGACGTACCCTGGACATTCCGGTGCATGTGGACGTGCTGGTCAACCGCATCAACAGTGACTCCGTCATAGCGCGCATGAAGGCCGTGGAGGGTACCTACCGCTTCCAATTGCCGCCTGCTCATACCTACCGCATCACCGCCCTTAGCCCCGGCTTCGAACCCAAAAGCATCGTTGTGACGCCCGGTGCCAACCAGGGTGAAGAAAAAACGCTCATAAACATGAGCGAAGAAAGCTACGATAAGCCTATTGCTACCCTACCTTTTTCCCAGAGTGATTCTAGCCTGACCGATGCCGCCCGCACCGCGCTGGACACGCTGACGGGTTTTCTGGAAAGCCGTCCCGACCTGCGTATCAAGCTTTATGGGCATACCGATAATGTGGGGGATTTTGATAAGAATCTGGCCTTATCCCGGCAGCGGGCCGCTATTGCCCGGGCTTACCTTGTTCAAAAAGGGGTAGCAATCAGCCGGATCGAGGAGCGGGGGTACGGTCCGTCGCGCCCACTGGCGAGCAACAGCTCCGAAAGCACCCGGCAGCTCAATCGCAGGGTTGAGGTCTGGGCGGAACCTATAAAAAGATAA
- a CDS encoding HAD family hydrolase: MFQAVIFDMDGLLGDSEPIWQEVAIDIFKTVDVPLTVEICQEATGLGTAEFVKYIHTRYPWRHKSCDQIGEEILALAHERIGAAAHEMPGATELIRFFHSLNIPLAVASASPMNIIESVLERLNLRSYFTLWHSALLEARNKPYPDVYWGAARLLGVDPAACLAFEDSGNGLKSAVAAGMLTVTVPAAYEYNDPKFDIATLKIPSLLHFDQNIFDTLLKKLA, encoded by the coding sequence ATGTTTCAGGCTGTCATATTTGATATGGATGGGCTTTTGGGCGACTCTGAACCGATCTGGCAGGAAGTGGCCATCGACATATTCAAGACCGTCGATGTACCACTTACCGTCGAAATCTGCCAGGAAGCCACGGGCCTAGGCACCGCCGAATTTGTGAAGTACATCCATACCAGGTACCCCTGGCGCCATAAATCCTGTGACCAGATAGGCGAGGAAATTCTGGCGCTGGCCCACGAGCGCATCGGAGCTGCCGCGCACGAAATGCCCGGCGCCACCGAACTGATTCGTTTTTTTCATAGCCTGAACATCCCCTTGGCGGTAGCCTCGGCCTCTCCCATGAATATCATTGAAAGCGTTTTGGAAAGGTTGAACCTGCGCTCCTACTTTACATTATGGCACTCCGCCCTGCTGGAAGCCCGGAACAAACCCTACCCCGATGTGTACTGGGGGGCGGCCCGCCTACTCGGGGTAGATCCCGCCGCCTGCCTGGCTTTCGAAGATTCGGGTAATGGGTTAAAGTCGGCCGTTGCCGCAGGTATGCTGACTGTAACTGTACCAGCGGCTTATGAATATAACGATCCGAAGTTTGACATAGCCACATTAAAAATTCCTTCCCTGCTTCATTTTGACCAGAATATTTTTGATACCTTGTTGAAAAAACTCGCTTGA
- a CDS encoding YciI family protein: MLYVIHAYDYTDEQAHDRRLTARPLHFDRARTLKANGHFVLGGALLSPDGEMIGSLMVLDFDDETQLRTWLETDPYVTGRVWEKIDVKPFRQADV; the protein is encoded by the coding sequence ATGCTCTACGTAATACATGCTTACGACTATACCGATGAACAGGCCCACGACCGCCGCCTGACCGCCCGCCCGCTCCACTTTGATCGGGCCAGGACGCTCAAAGCCAACGGGCACTTTGTGCTGGGTGGTGCTTTGCTCAGCCCCGATGGTGAAATGATCGGTTCTCTGATGGTTCTGGACTTCGACGATGAAACCCAGCTACGTACCTGGCTCGAAACCGACCCCTACGTTACGGGCCGGGTGTGGGAGAAAATCGACGTAAAACCCTTCCGGCAAGCCGATGTCTGA
- the treF gene encoding alpha,alpha-trehalase TreF, with the protein MIATPPALFGKSHTSPDELYGPLFTEVQSRRIFKDSKSFADAVPRIDPAGIMEAYMHQKEHSDFNLKAFVTGYFEMPHIVTTETDTREDIPPIIERIDWLWSRLSRPVKAQHQGGSLLMLPEPYVVPGGRFREIYYWDSYFTMLGLRESGRVDLIESMLQNFVYLIDHFGHIPTGNRTYYLSRSQPPFFSLMVGLYAEIKGREAAVRYLPQLQREYDYWMEGSDRLDESTIAHRRVVRLPDGTLLNRYWDDRALPRPEAYCEDVELAKEAQQNHGHEPESVYRCLRAAAESGWDFSSRWMVDGKTFATIHTTNILPVDLNCLIQHLESTLAETYRLNAQPELGHYYEAKARERCQAINAWFWNSRQQFYMDYDFRQQKTTGIFSLAGIFPLYFKLANLRQARFVDAYVRLNFLRSGGVVTTLNDSGQQWDAPNGWAPLQWITYQGLRNYQFNCSASRLRANWLHLVEKQYSTTGKMLEKYNILNTNLLARDGEYDLQEGFGWTNGVYLIMKNQKAC; encoded by the coding sequence TTGATCGCAACGCCCCCTGCCCTCTTTGGCAAGTCGCATACCTCACCGGATGAACTATACGGACCTCTATTTACGGAGGTACAGTCCAGGCGGATTTTCAAAGACTCCAAATCGTTTGCCGACGCCGTCCCGCGGATCGATCCGGCCGGCATTATGGAAGCCTACATGCATCAGAAAGAGCATAGCGACTTTAACCTGAAAGCTTTTGTAACGGGGTACTTTGAAATGCCTCACATCGTAACGACCGAAACGGACACCCGGGAAGACATACCACCCATCATCGAGCGTATCGACTGGCTGTGGTCACGGCTGTCGCGGCCCGTTAAGGCCCAGCATCAGGGCGGATCTCTTCTGATGCTACCCGAGCCGTATGTGGTACCCGGAGGGCGCTTCCGGGAAATCTACTACTGGGATAGCTACTTTACAATGCTCGGACTCCGGGAATCGGGGCGCGTGGATCTGATCGAAAGCATGCTTCAGAATTTCGTGTACCTGATCGATCATTTCGGACACATCCCTACCGGAAACCGAACCTACTATCTGAGCAGGTCGCAACCTCCGTTCTTTTCGTTGATGGTGGGATTATATGCCGAGATAAAAGGAAGAGAAGCAGCGGTCCGGTACCTGCCCCAGCTCCAAAGGGAGTACGATTACTGGATGGAAGGGAGCGATCGGCTGGATGAATCGACCATCGCCCATCGCCGGGTAGTCCGGCTGCCCGACGGTACCCTGCTCAACCGCTACTGGGACGACCGGGCCCTACCCCGGCCCGAGGCCTATTGCGAAGATGTGGAGCTAGCGAAAGAAGCGCAGCAGAATCACGGTCACGAACCCGAATCGGTGTACCGCTGTCTTCGGGCAGCAGCCGAGTCCGGTTGGGATTTCAGCAGCCGCTGGATGGTCGATGGAAAAACCTTTGCCACGATCCATACCACCAATATTCTGCCCGTGGACCTGAATTGCCTGATACAGCATCTGGAAAGTACCCTGGCCGAAACCTACCGCCTCAATGCACAACCCGAGCTCGGCCACTATTACGAAGCCAAAGCCCGTGAGCGCTGCCAGGCCATCAATGCCTGGTTCTGGAACAGCAGGCAGCAGTTTTACATGGATTACGATTTTCGCCAACAAAAAACTACCGGCATATTCAGCCTGGCCGGGATTTTCCCGCTGTATTTCAAATTGGCCAATCTTCGGCAGGCCCGCTTCGTGGATGCCTACGTGCGGCTGAACTTCCTGCGCTCGGGAGGCGTGGTCACAACACTCAACGACTCCGGCCAGCAGTGGGACGCACCCAATGGCTGGGCGCCTCTGCAATGGATTACGTACCAGGGATTGCGTAATTATCAGTTCAATTGCTCGGCAAGCAGGCTACGCGCCAACTGGCTGCACCTGGTTGAAAAACAGTACTCTACTACGGGTAAAATGCTGGAAAAGTATAATATTCTCAATACCAATCTTCTAGCCCGCGATGGGGAATACGATTTGCAGGAAGGTTTTGGCTGGACGAATGGCGTATATTTGATTATGAAAAACCAAAAAGCGTGCTAA
- a CDS encoding amidohydrolase, whose protein sequence is MKINPWLFFCSLLLLPYHLRAQTAQAVKQIEELTTTNYPQWDALYKYLHQNPELSLQEEKSAARMASELKKLGFEVKEKIGGHGVAGIYKNGTGPTVLIRADMDALPLEEKTGLPYASKARGINAAGNEVNVMHACGHDIHMTVFVGTAQALIKTKDAWKGTLVMIAQPAEENGLGADRMLKDGLFDFAPVPDYAIALHDNSYLPAGTIGFREGPLMASVDMMDIQVFGQGGHGAAPHTTIDPVVLSAEMILAFQTIVSRTLNPIDPAVVTVGSIHGGTVHNIIPDDVKLQLTLRSYSPEVRQKTIESIRRISENYAQAAGLPADKMPVISIREPMTPATVNDPALTRRIMGLFRSTFGEKNVTEVDPYMVGEDFSRFALENSRVPICMFWLGTLAPETIQKAKEKGEQLPSLHSSLFAPVPEPTIKTGVKAMSVAALNLFGK, encoded by the coding sequence ATGAAAATCAACCCATGGCTGTTCTTTTGTTCGCTTTTGCTGCTCCCTTATCACCTCCGGGCCCAAACGGCGCAGGCGGTCAAACAGATCGAAGAGCTTACTACCACCAACTACCCGCAATGGGATGCCCTGTATAAATACCTGCACCAGAATCCTGAGTTGTCCTTACAGGAAGAGAAAAGCGCGGCCCGCATGGCTTCAGAATTGAAAAAGCTGGGATTTGAGGTCAAGGAAAAAATCGGGGGCCATGGTGTAGCGGGGATTTACAAAAATGGTACCGGCCCTACCGTACTCATTCGGGCTGATATGGACGCGCTGCCGTTGGAAGAAAAAACCGGCCTACCCTACGCCAGTAAGGCTCGGGGGATCAATGCAGCCGGCAATGAAGTGAACGTGATGCACGCCTGCGGCCACGATATTCACATGACGGTATTTGTGGGTACCGCCCAGGCCCTGATCAAAACTAAAGATGCCTGGAAAGGTACCCTCGTCATGATTGCCCAGCCCGCCGAGGAAAACGGACTGGGTGCCGATCGGATGCTGAAGGACGGGCTATTCGACTTTGCCCCGGTCCCTGACTACGCGATCGCCCTGCACGACAATTCCTACCTACCCGCCGGAACAATTGGCTTCCGTGAAGGGCCACTCATGGCCAGTGTCGACATGATGGACATTCAGGTGTTCGGACAAGGGGGCCACGGCGCGGCTCCCCACACCACTATCGATCCCGTAGTGCTGAGTGCTGAAATGATCTTGGCCTTCCAGACCATCGTAAGTCGTACCCTCAATCCTATCGACCCGGCGGTAGTGACGGTAGGTTCCATCCATGGCGGCACGGTACACAACATTATTCCTGACGATGTAAAACTGCAACTGACGCTCCGCTCCTACTCACCGGAGGTACGTCAGAAAACCATTGAATCGATCCGGCGCATTAGTGAAAATTATGCTCAGGCAGCCGGGTTGCCAGCCGACAAGATGCCCGTCATCAGTATACGTGAGCCCATGACGCCCGCCACGGTCAACGACCCGGCGCTAACCCGCCGGATCATGGGGCTGTTCAGAAGTACCTTTGGCGAAAAGAACGTCACCGAGGTCGATCCGTATATGGTAGGCGAGGATTTTAGCCGCTTCGCCCTGGAAAACAGCCGGGTACCCATTTGTATGTTCTGGCTGGGTACCCTAGCACCCGAAACGATTCAGAAAGCCAAGGAGAAAGGAGAACAGCTACCTTCGCTTCATTCGTCCCTGTTTGCCCCCGTTCCCGAACCTACCATCAAAACCGGCGTAAAAGCCATGAGCGTGGCGGCCCTGAATTTGTTCGGGAAATAG
- a CDS encoding efflux RND transporter periplasmic adaptor subunit, whose translation MKRTLLFVSLCALFFQTGCDSKGEEKKEEETEFLITSPVVKDTLITKEYVCQIHAISHIELRALEKGYLQKIYVDEGQHIKQGQLMFQIMPMLYQAEQQKAKAEANFAEIEYNNTKSLADSNIVSKNELAMAKAKLEKAKAELSLANVHLGFTEIRAPFSGIMDHFQVRLGSLVDEGELLTTMSDNSKMWVYFNVPEAEYLDYKSSASQDNMKQVNLLMANNQKFPYTGKVETIEADFNNETGNIAFRATFPNPNGLLRHGETGNVLVTVPYTNALLIPQKATFEVLEKKYVYVVDKDNTIKSREITISAELPHIFVVQSGLNKDDKILLEGLRLVHENEKIHPKFVQPTKMLSQLELYAE comes from the coding sequence ATGAAAAGAACACTCTTATTCGTAAGCCTGTGCGCCTTGTTTTTCCAAACAGGCTGTGACTCGAAAGGCGAAGAAAAGAAGGAAGAAGAAACAGAGTTTCTGATTACCAGCCCAGTCGTCAAAGACACCCTAATCACCAAAGAGTACGTTTGCCAGATCCATGCCATCAGCCACATTGAGCTGAGGGCTCTTGAAAAAGGCTACCTGCAGAAAATTTACGTGGATGAAGGACAGCACATCAAGCAGGGGCAACTTATGTTCCAGATCATGCCCATGCTGTACCAGGCCGAACAGCAGAAAGCTAAAGCGGAGGCGAATTTTGCCGAAATTGAATATAATAACACGAAGTCACTCGCCGACAGCAACATCGTGTCGAAAAATGAACTGGCGATGGCTAAGGCCAAACTGGAAAAGGCCAAGGCGGAACTGTCGCTGGCCAATGTGCACCTGGGATTCACCGAAATCCGGGCACCTTTCAGTGGTATCATGGATCACTTCCAGGTACGGCTAGGGAGCCTGGTCGACGAAGGGGAATTGCTGACCACCATGTCAGATAACAGCAAGATGTGGGTCTATTTTAACGTGCCCGAGGCGGAGTACCTGGACTATAAGTCCAGCGCCAGTCAGGACAATATGAAGCAGGTGAATCTGCTGATGGCCAACAATCAGAAGTTTCCTTACACGGGTAAAGTAGAAACCATCGAAGCCGATTTTAACAACGAAACGGGTAACATCGCTTTCCGGGCTACCTTCCCCAACCCGAACGGACTGCTGCGGCACGGCGAAACGGGTAACGTGCTGGTGACGGTACCTTATACAAACGCGCTGCTCATTCCACAGAAAGCCACCTTTGAAGTACTGGAGAAGAAATACGTATACGTGGTGGATAAGGACAATACGATCAAGTCGCGTGAAATAACCATCTCCGCGGAGTTGCCGCACATTTTTGTGGTTCAGTCAGGACTCAACAAAGACGATAAGATCTTGCTCGAAGGCTTGCGGCTGGTACACGAAAACGAAAAGATACACCCAAAATTTGTGCAACCTACCAAGATGCTGTCTCAGTTGGAATTGTACGCGGAATAA